The segment TAATGACATAAGTCCTGCCAAATAGGCAGTATTTTTTTAAAGTTGTCATAAATTAGAGAGAAAAGGAATGACTAATATTCCATTGACCACTACATTTTTATTTATCTTTGTGCTCGATTACCTATTTAAACACATATTATGCACACTAAAAATCTAGTTCTAATACTTCTTACAGTATTTCTAATTTCTTTATCGGGCTGTAAACCTCAAGCACAAAAAGAAGTTCAAACTAAGGGTGAATTAAAATATGCCAAAATATTTGATTTGGATAACTCCTCTAATGCCTATACAAAACTCACTGTATTCAATCCTTGGAATGATTATTCTATCCATAGTATCTACTATCTAACAAATAATGAAGAAACAGAAACCCCTTCTGATGGGATGAAAGTTATTACTCCTGTGAAAACAGTGATGGTTAACTCTGCCACTCATCTTGGATTTTTATCCTTGCTTGGTGAACTAGATAAAGTTAAAGGCGTATGTAATGCTAAATATGTTTATAATCCGTACATTCTCGAAGGAGTAGAGAGTGGTACAGTCAAAGACTTAGGTGATTCTTTTAATTTAGATACAGAACAACTCTTAATGCTCAATCCTCAAATTATATTTACTACAGCATATAATGGAGATCAAAAAGAAGCTGAGACCTTAAAGAGGTTAAACCAAAATCCTATATTCAACCTAGAGTGGCAAGAGTCTTCATTATTAGGAAGAGCTGAATGGATTAAATTTATTGGTGCTTTCTTCAATAAAAGTGCTCAAGCAGATAGTATCTTTAATGATATTGAAGCAAATTATCTAACTGCAAAGCAGATAGTAAACCATGTTTCTGAAAAGCCAAGTATCCTTTCGGGACAAGATTTTCGAGGTACATGGTCTCTCCCATCAGGAAATAGTTATGCCGCTCAACTTTTTAAAGATGCAAAGGTAGCCTATTATTATGAGGACGAAGTAGCTCACCAAGGTAGCATACCTTCATCCATTGAAGAAGCTATGGTCTATTTTCACAATGCCGATTTATGGGTTAATGTACAAGCCAAATCACTCGAAGAGCTAGAACAAAACAATGACAAATATAAATTATTCAAAGCCTTCAAAGAGGGAAATGTTTACAGCAACAACAAACGTTCACATGCTGAAGGTGGAAATGATTACTGGGAAAGTGGTGTTGCTCGACCAGATCTTCTTTTGAAAGATTTAATAAAGGTAGCACACCCATCACTCCTTCCTGAATATGAACTTACTTATATGAGAAAATTAGACTAAACTTTTATGAAACATAAGTTTGTTATACTTGTATTCTGTTGTATCATGGCTTTCCTTGGAGATATTGCTCTAGGCAGTGTAACTATTTCATTTAAGGAAATCTACAATGCACTATTCGTAAATAGTGATTCCATCTATTATCAGATTATTATCAATCATAGATTACCCAAAGCCTTAACTGCATTGCATATAGGAGGTGCATTGGCGGTTGCCGGACTTTTAATGCAAACTCTCTTCAAAAACCCACTAGCAGGACCAGACGTTTTGGGAATCAACTCTGGTGCTAGTTTAGGCGTAGCCTTATTAACTTTGGGTGGAGCGAGCTTTCCTTTCTTTTTAAGTAGTGCTTACACTCAAGTTGTAGCAGCTATATTGGGTGCTATTTTAATATTACTATTGGTTCTTCTCACGTCAACCAAAGTAAAAAGCACCGTATCTTTATTAATTGTAGGTGTCATGTTTGGCTACTTCACTAGTTCGATAGTTAGTATCTTACAAAACTTAAGTAATCCAGATACACTCAAACTCTTTATCACTTGGACATTTGGTAGTTTGTCTGCTGTAAGCTGGGATCAAATGAAAATATTATCACCTACACTGATCGGTATGGTATTTTGCACCTTTTTGATCGTAAAACAGTTGAATGTATTTTTATTAGGTAGTAAATATGCCAAAGGACTAGGAGTTTCTGTTGAAAAAACCAGATTCTATATTATTCTATTAACAGCTGTATTAGCAGGAACAGCTACAGCTTTTACAGGACCTATCGGCTTTATAGGTGTAACCATGCCACATATTGCACGAGGACTCTTTCAAACTTCTAATCATAAAATAATTTTACCTGCTTCCATTTTATGTGGAGCCACTGTTTTACTTATTTGTGATATTATTTCTCAACTGCCCACTTTCAATGCTACCTTACCCATAAACGCAGTAACATCACTATTTGGAGCACCTATAATTTTATGGATTTTGCTAAAAAAAAGATAGCGTAATAGAAATCTATAACGCTATCTTACCAAGAATAATATTATTTTATTAAAATTAAAACTAAAGCAAATTTCTTATTCATTTATTCATTCACTTTTATAAATCTAAGTACTTCAACTCCTTCGGGATTTAGAAAAGTTAATTCTGTTGTAGAAGGACTTAATTTATACGTTTCAACGCTGTTTAAAGCTTTTAAAAATTGATTTTCCACCTCCATATTAGGACAAGCCATACGTGTAGAGGCTACATTAGGGAAACTCATTGAACGATTTACTTCTTTATTGGAGACAATCTGACCAGTTATTCTGTTACAACCAGCAAGTCCAGTTATTGATTTTTTCTGAATATCTAGTTCGATGAATGGTTTTGTAGGATTACCTTCATTCTTCATTACTAGCTCTTCTCCATTAATGCGGCTTACTTGCCATTTAGCAGATAATAAAACAGCTTCACTAACCATATCTTTTCTATCTAAAATAGCTATTGGCTTAGACATATTTCCATACAATGCAATCTGTGTACCTATAGATTTATAAGATTTTACTCGGCTAAGCATATTTAAAACTTTACTTTCAACATCCATATTCGGACACATCATTAAAGTAGCGGCAGCCTTGCCTAAGTTAATCTTACCCGATTTACCTAATGTGTAAGAACCATTCATACGGTTACAACCCGCATTTCCGTAAAATTGATTTACTTCTGTGTTAAAACCTATAAAAGGGAAAGGTTGGCGATCACCTGGAACGATGGAAGATCCATCAATTTCAATGATATTCCACTCTCCATCTAAATTTGTTGCAGAGTTTGTCATACTTTGAGATGATTTACATGATTGCAGTGTAAAGGCAGCTACAGCAATTGCACAAATGGTAAATAATGATTTTTTCATAATTATAAATTATTTATTTCTAGTCTTCTGTTTAATAGTAAAATCTTTATTATCTTAAATACTGCATGAGTATACAACATTTAACATTGTAAAAGTCAAATATATTACTAAATAAACAAAGAAACTTTTCTACAAATTTGAAAACGAATCTTAAATATACAACATTTACCTAAACAGTAATGTTTATACAATGCAGATATATAAGAGAGTACGCTTTTAGAGCAAAAAATGAACTTCCCTTTTATAAGAAGAAACTAGAAATATTCTCGTATATTTGCTATACATAATTATAATATTTTATAACCCTCTAAATCACAATAAAAAATGGGTAGAGTCCTTATTATTGGTGCTGGTGGTGTTGGAACCGTAGTAGCACATAAAGTGGCACAAAATGCCGATGTATTTACTGACATAATGATTGCTAGCCGCACTAAATCGAAATGTGATGATATAGTAAAGGCTATTGGAAATCCAAACATAAAAACAGCTAAAGTTGACGCAGACAATGTAAAAGAATTAGTTGATTTATTCAATTCTTTTAAACCTGATATAGTTATCAATGTAGCTCTTCCTTACCAAGATTTAACCATCATGGATGCTTGTCTTGAAGCAGGCGTAAATTACCTAGATACAGCCAACTATGAACCTATTGATGAAGCTAAATACCAGTATAGCTGGCAATGGGCTTATCATGATCGTTTTAAAGAAGCAGGACTAACAGCTATTCTGGGTTGTGGTTTTGATCCCGGTGTAACTAGCGTTTATACTGCTTATGCAGCAAAGCACCATTTTGATGAAATTCATTATCTAGATATTGTAGATTGTAATGCAGGTGACCATCATAAAGCATTTGCTACAAACTTCAACCCAGAAATCAACATCAGAGAGATCACTCAAAAAGGTAGATATTATCAAGATGGAGAATGGGTGGAAACTGATCCTCTATCAATCCATAAGCCTCTAAACTATCCTAATGTAGGACCAAAAGATTCATATCTTCTATATCACGAAGAGTTGGAGTCTCTAGTTAAAAACTTCCCTACACTCAAGAGAGCTCGCTTCTGGATGACATTCGGTCAAGAATATCTTACTCATCTAAGAGTGATTCAAAATATAGGTATGGCTAGTATAGAACCTATCATGTATCAAGGAAAAGAAATTGTTCCTATTCAGTTTTTAAAAGCTGTTCTTCCTAATCCTCAAGAGCTAGGCGAAAACTATACTGGTGAAACATCAATAGGTTGCCGCATTCGTGGTATTAAAGATGGCAAAGAACAAACTTATTATGTATATAATAATTGTAGTCACAAAGCTGCTTACGAAGAAACAGGTATGCAGGGAGTAAGTTACACAACAGGTGTACCAGCTACAATTGGAGCTATAATGTTCTTAAAAGGCATCTGGAAAAAGCCAGGTGTATTCAACGTGGAAGAGTTTAACCCAGATCCATTTATGGAACAACTAAACAAACAAGGCCTTCCATGGCATGAACAACATAACATAGACCTAGAATTATGATTAAAATCGGAGATAAAGCTCCAGCTATTCTTGGAATCAATGAAGATGGTAAAGAGATAAAGCTGGAACAATACAAAGGAAAAAAAATAGTATTATACTTCTATCCAAAAGATAGCACTCCTGGTTGTACTGCACAAGCTTGTAGTCTGCGTGACAACTATGACGAACTTCGTAAACAAGGTTACGAGGTAATTGGAGTAAGCATTGATAGCGAAAAGTCTCACCAAAGATTTATTGAAAGAAATAACCTTCCTTTCACTCTCATTGCTGATACAGACAAAAAACTAGTAGAAGAGTTTGGCGTATATGGAGAGAAGAAAAATTTTGGTAGAACTTATATGGGTACATTCCGTACTACTTTTATCATAAATGAAGAAGGTGTAGTGGAACGTATTATTGAACCCAAAGAGATAAAAACAAAGACACACGCAGACCAAATTCTTAACAAATAAAATGGCAAAAAAAGACGAACTAAATTTTGACAACAATATGGCAGCAAGTGAAAAGCTAAAAGCACTACAAGTTGCAATGGACAAAATCGAAAAAAACTTCGGAAAAGGGTCCATCATGAAAATGGGCGACGAAGTTATTGAAGATGTAGAAGTTATTCCTACTGGTTCCATTGCTCTAAATGTAGCACTTGGTGTGGGTGGATACCCCAAAGGTAGAATCATTGAAATATATGGTCCTGAATCATCAGGTAAAACTACTCTTGCTATTCATGCTATCGCTGAAGCACAAAAAAAAGGTGGTATAGCTGCTTTTATTGATGCTGAGCACGCATTCGATCGCTTCTATGCAGCAAAGCTAGGAGTAGATGTAGATAATCTATGGATCTCTCAGCCTGATAATGGAGAGCAAGCTCTTGAAATAGCAGAACAGCTAATCCGTTCTTCAGCGATTGATATTATAGTGATTGACTCTGTGGCTGCCTTAACACCTAAAGCTGAAATTGAAGGTGAGATGGGTGAAAACAAAGTTGGATTACAAGCAAGACTTATGTCACAAGCTCTTAGAAAGCTGACTTCTGCTGTCAGTAAAACAGGAACAACTTGTATATTTATCAACCAGTTACGTGAAAAAATAGGAGTAATGTTTGGTAGTCCAGAAACTACTACTGGTGGTAATGCTCTAAAATTCTACTCTTCAGTACGATTGGATATCCGTAGAGGACAACAAATTAAAGATGGTGAAGATGTACTTGGTAACCAAACAAGAGTGAAGGTTGTAAAAAACAAAGTAGCACCTCCTTTCCGTAAGGCTGAATTTGATATTATGTTTGGAGAAGGAATTTCACGTGAAGGTGAAATTGTAGACCTAGGCGCAGATCTTGGTGTAATCAAGAAAAGTGGTTCTTGGTATAGCTACAACGAAACCAAACTAGGACAAGGTAGAGATGCTGCTAAAAAACTAGTTAAAGATAATCCTGAATTATCTGATGAACTAGAAGGTCTTATTTTTGAAGCATTGAAAGAGCCTAAAGAAAAAAAGAAATAATAACAAGATATCTC is part of the Bacteroides coprosuis DSM 18011 genome and harbors:
- a CDS encoding periplasmic binding protein (COGs: COG0614 ABC-type Fe3+-hydroxamate transport system periplasmic component~InterPro IPR002491~KEGG: bfr:BF1220 iron(III) ABC transporter periplasmic iron-binding protein~PFAM: Periplasmic binding protein~SPTR: Putative iron-related ABC transport periplasmic binding protein;~IMG reference gene:2504107944~PFAM: Periplasmic binding protein); this translates as MHTKNLVLILLTVFLISLSGCKPQAQKEVQTKGELKYAKIFDLDNSSNAYTKLTVFNPWNDYSIHSIYYLTNNEETETPSDGMKVITPVKTVMVNSATHLGFLSLLGELDKVKGVCNAKYVYNPYILEGVESGTVKDLGDSFNLDTEQLLMLNPQIIFTTAYNGDQKEAETLKRLNQNPIFNLEWQESSLLGRAEWIKFIGAFFNKSAQADSIFNDIEANYLTAKQIVNHVSEKPSILSGQDFRGTWSLPSGNSYAAQLFKDAKVAYYYEDEVAHQGSIPSSIEEAMVYFHNADLWVNVQAKSLEELEQNNDKYKLFKAFKEGNVYSNNKRSHAEGGNDYWESGVARPDLLLKDLIKVAHPSLLPEYELTYMRKLD
- a CDS encoding transport system permease protein (COGs: COG0609 ABC-type Fe3+-siderophore transport system permease component~InterPro IPR000522~KEGG: bfr:BF1219 putative iron(III) ABC transporter permease~PFAM: ABC transporter permease protein~SPTR: Putative iron(III) ABC transporter permease protein;~IMG reference gene:2504107945~PFAM: FecCD transport family), whose amino-acid sequence is MKHKFVILVFCCIMAFLGDIALGSVTISFKEIYNALFVNSDSIYYQIIINHRLPKALTALHIGGALAVAGLLMQTLFKNPLAGPDVLGINSGASLGVALLTLGGASFPFFLSSAYTQVVAAILGAILILLLVLLTSTKVKSTVSLLIVGVMFGYFTSSIVSILQNLSNPDTLKLFITWTFGSLSAVSWDQMKILSPTLIGMVFCTFLIVKQLNVFLLGSKYAKGLGVSVEKTRFYIILLTAVLAGTATAFTGPIGFIGVTMPHIARGLFQTSNHKIILPASILCGATVLLICDIISQLPTFNATLPINAVTSLFGAPIILWILLKKR
- a CDS encoding protein of unknown function DUF306 Meta and HslJ (COGs: COG3187 Heat shock protein~InterPro IPR005184~KEGG: bfs:BF1184 hypothetical protein~PFAM: Domain of unknown function DUF306, Meta/HslJ~SPTR: Putative uncharacterized protein;~IMG reference gene:2504107946~PFAM: META domain), with amino-acid sequence MKKSLFTICAIAVAAFTLQSCKSSQSMTNSATNLDGEWNIIEIDGSSIVPGDRQPFPFIGFNTEVNQFYGNAGCNRMNGSYTLGKSGKINLGKAAATLMMCPNMDVESKVLNMLSRVKSYKSIGTQIALYGNMSKPIAILDRKDMVSEAVLLSAKWQVSRINGEELVMKNEGNPTKPFIELDIQKKSITGLAGCNRITGQIVSNKEVNRSMSFPNVASTRMACPNMEVENQFLKALNSVETYKLSPSTTELTFLNPEGVEVLRFIKVNE
- a CDS encoding Saccharopine dehydrogenase (COGs: COG1748 Saccharopine dehydrogenase and related protein~InterPro IPR005097~KEGG: bfs:BF1182 hypothetical protein~PFAM: Saccharopine dehydrogenase / Homospermidine synthase~SPTR: Putative uncharacterized protein;~IMG reference gene:2504107947~PFAM: Saccharopine dehydrogenase), with amino-acid sequence MGRVLIIGAGGVGTVVAHKVAQNADVFTDIMIASRTKSKCDDIVKAIGNPNIKTAKVDADNVKELVDLFNSFKPDIVINVALPYQDLTIMDACLEAGVNYLDTANYEPIDEAKYQYSWQWAYHDRFKEAGLTAILGCGFDPGVTSVYTAYAAKHHFDEIHYLDIVDCNAGDHHKAFATNFNPEINIREITQKGRYYQDGEWVETDPLSIHKPLNYPNVGPKDSYLLYHEELESLVKNFPTLKRARFWMTFGQEYLTHLRVIQNIGMASIEPIMYQGKEIVPIQFLKAVLPNPQELGENYTGETSIGCRIRGIKDGKEQTYYVYNNCSHKAAYEETGMQGVSYTTGVPATIGAIMFLKGIWKKPGVFNVEEFNPDPFMEQLNKQGLPWHEQHNIDLEL
- a CDS encoding Peroxiredoxin (COGs: COG1225 Peroxiredoxin~InterPro IPR000866~KEGG: bth:BT_4611 putative bacterioferritin co-migratory protein~PFAM: Alkyl hydroperoxide reductase subunit C/ Thiol specific antioxidant~PRIAM: Peroxiredoxin~SPTR: Bacterioferritin comigratory protein;~IMG reference gene:2504107948~PFAM: AhpC/TSA family), with protein sequence MIKIGDKAPAILGINEDGKEIKLEQYKGKKIVLYFYPKDSTPGCTAQACSLRDNYDELRKQGYEVIGVSIDSEKSHQRFIERNNLPFTLIADTDKKLVEEFGVYGEKKNFGRTYMGTFRTTFIINEEGVVERIIEPKEIKTKTHADQILNK
- a CDS encoding Protein recA (COGs: COG0468 RecA/RadA recombinase~HAMAP: DNA recombination and repair protein RecA~InterPro IPR013765:IPR003593~KEGG: bfs:BF1180 recombinase A~PFAM: DNA recombination and repair protein RecA~SMART: ATPase, AAA+ type, core~SPTR: Protein recA;~TIGRFAM: DNA recombination and repair protein RecA~IMG reference gene:2504107949~PFAM: recA bacterial DNA recombination protein~TIGRFAM: protein RecA), which codes for MAKKDELNFDNNMAASEKLKALQVAMDKIEKNFGKGSIMKMGDEVIEDVEVIPTGSIALNVALGVGGYPKGRIIEIYGPESSGKTTLAIHAIAEAQKKGGIAAFIDAEHAFDRFYAAKLGVDVDNLWISQPDNGEQALEIAEQLIRSSAIDIIVIDSVAALTPKAEIEGEMGENKVGLQARLMSQALRKLTSAVSKTGTTCIFINQLREKIGVMFGSPETTTGGNALKFYSSVRLDIRRGQQIKDGEDVLGNQTRVKVVKNKVAPPFRKAEFDIMFGEGISREGEIVDLGADLGVIKKSGSWYSYNETKLGQGRDAAKKLVKDNPELSDELEGLIFEALKEPKEKKK